The following are from one region of the Psychromonas sp. psych-6C06 genome:
- a CDS encoding STAS-like domain-containing protein — translation MIYNLAKEFTPTPFGRYISDGPKSAEKFRSILIPLLNECHKKNETLTIDLDDVPIGIGSSFLEETFGGVIREKEFNEHQLSEILIIKSNEDKSYIDEIREYIREAQKVINQ, via the coding sequence ATGATATACAACTTAGCCAAAGAATTTACCCCTACACCATTCGGAAGGTATATTTCCGACGGCCCTAAAAGCGCCGAAAAATTCAGGTCTATATTGATCCCTCTATTAAATGAGTGCCATAAAAAAAATGAAACGTTAACTATTGACTTAGATGATGTTCCAATCGGTATAGGCTCATCATTTTTAGAAGAAACTTTCGGTGGAGTTATTAGAGAAAAAGAGTTCAATGAGCATCAACTTAGCGAAATACTTATAATTAAATCTAACGAAGATAAGAGCTACATTGATGAAATTAGAGAATATATTAGAGAAGCACAGAAGGTAATAAATCAATAA
- a CDS encoding M15 family metallopeptidase, with translation MWLLNFVDVGVACGYRDETAQTAAFTSGASKVQWPKGKHNTLPSSAVDLYAYVSGVGAIMDHNHSPRCAEYYARIAGLLEAYCELKGYQFRWGGNWDGDESLDDQSFNDLMHFEIW, from the coding sequence ATGTGGCTGCTTAATTTTGTGGATGTTGGTGTGGCATGTGGTTACAGAGATGAAACTGCGCAAACCGCTGCGTTTACAAGTGGCGCTTCAAAGGTGCAGTGGCCTAAAGGAAAACACAATACGTTGCCATCGAGCGCCGTTGATTTATATGCCTATGTTTCTGGCGTTGGGGCAATTATGGATCACAACCATTCACCTCGTTGTGCTGAGTATTACGCCCGCATCGCCGGCTTACTTGAGGCTTATTGTGAGTTGAAAGGTTATCAATTCCGATGGGGTGGTAATTGGGATGGTGACGAATCATTAGATGATCAATCGTTTAATGACCTAATGCATTTTGAAATCTGGTAA
- a CDS encoding antiterminator Q family protein has translation MSLNSNTCWLLSQWSIWARVGRAVPNGYGESPMFKEVAAKITKPNIMITDDEAMQIDAILAKLNVRDAEMAKAVVTYHFSNGNASHVARVLSYDAKKKINRKRADVLVKAGTAWVDACLFMNEVA, from the coding sequence ATGTCGTTAAATTCAAATACATGTTGGTTGTTATCTCAATGGTCTATCTGGGCAAGAGTAGGGCGTGCAGTGCCGAATGGCTACGGAGAAAGCCCGATGTTTAAAGAGGTCGCAGCTAAAATAACGAAGCCAAATATTATGATCACCGATGATGAGGCAATGCAGATAGATGCCATTCTGGCAAAGTTGAATGTACGTGATGCAGAGATGGCCAAAGCGGTCGTGACGTATCATTTCAGTAACGGCAATGCCAGCCATGTAGCAAGGGTGTTGAGCTATGATGCAAAAAAGAAGATCAACCGTAAGCGTGCTGATGTGTTGGTTAAAGCCGGCACCGCTTGGGTTGATGCGTGTTTGTTTATGAATGAGGTGGCATGA
- a CDS encoding site-specific integrase produces MSKTRAVRISEAQIQRYMGDDAVSQLRDTRHGNLRFRYGAHGSGSWYLVLHRNSKTQWKKIGNYPAVKTASVMKHFPELLTQYSLVPHSTVVLPEWESVGELLDWYVKRVLCNRFMSSKRKASVKSVVKVHLMPKLGSLLIDELDHAVLDTQLIWPLQQDYELSTVRLILAVLKKAFKQARTLKLIALNPISEIQFSDFTDAKIIPKSCALQANSVAQLAEQLGACDEMERTFVLMMLLHGTRIGETRLAKWSHIDMENNTWFIPKENTKTKVDHVLPLTYVALTLLADFDADSRAGFIFKSGAVAGLSEKQANDVVQRVSDREWRAHDLRKFARTAWMDLDIDYLVAEMLLNHVLNKMDKTYIHTHATHLMRDALVKYHDWLMTQGLGQQLKKEIKGWV; encoded by the coding sequence ATGAGCAAAACCCGCGCAGTGCGTATTTCGGAAGCACAAATTCAGCGTTACATGGGTGATGATGCTGTGAGCCAGCTACGTGATACTCGCCATGGCAATTTACGTTTTCGTTATGGAGCGCATGGAAGTGGTTCTTGGTACTTGGTGTTGCATCGCAATTCTAAAACGCAGTGGAAAAAAATAGGTAATTATCCGGCAGTGAAAACGGCCAGTGTGATGAAACACTTCCCTGAGCTGTTAACACAGTATTCATTGGTTCCACATTCAACGGTGGTATTACCTGAATGGGAGTCAGTTGGGGAGCTACTTGATTGGTACGTAAAGCGTGTGTTGTGTAATCGTTTTATGTCAAGCAAGCGCAAGGCCTCTGTAAAGTCTGTGGTGAAGGTGCATTTGATGCCCAAGCTTGGCAGTTTGTTGATTGATGAGTTGGACCATGCGGTGCTCGACACGCAATTGATTTGGCCTTTGCAACAGGATTACGAGCTTTCAACGGTGCGTTTGATTTTGGCTGTTTTGAAAAAGGCGTTTAAGCAAGCGAGAACGTTGAAGTTAATCGCGCTTAATCCGATTTCTGAGATTCAGTTTTCTGATTTTACCGATGCCAAAATAATCCCTAAAAGTTGTGCATTACAAGCGAATTCGGTAGCGCAACTTGCTGAGCAATTAGGGGCTTGCGATGAAATGGAACGTACTTTTGTGTTGATGATGCTATTGCACGGAACACGTATCGGGGAAACGCGCTTGGCTAAGTGGTCGCATATCGATATGGAGAATAACACGTGGTTTATTCCCAAAGAGAATACCAAAACCAAAGTTGATCATGTTTTGCCGTTAACTTATGTTGCGCTCACCTTGTTAGCTGATTTCGATGCTGACTCTCGTGCGGGTTTTATTTTTAAGTCTGGCGCGGTGGCGGGGCTTTCTGAAAAGCAGGCCAACGATGTTGTGCAACGTGTGAGTGACCGAGAGTGGCGTGCACATGATCTGCGTAAGTTTGCACGTACTGCATGGATGGATTTGGATATCGATTATTTGGTGGCTGAAATGCTGTTAAACCATGTGTTAAATAAGATGGATAAAACCTATATCCACACCCATGCAACGCATTTAATGCGTGATGCATTAGTGAAATACCATGATTGGTTGATGACACAGGGACTCGGGCAACAACTGAAAAAAGAGATTAAGGGGTGGGTGTGA
- a CDS encoding phage regulatory CII family protein produces the protein MNALEIEVHRCAHEFGVPRLAKMMALNEQSLRNKLCPTNSTAKLSVAELDAMCACTGDLTPLHVLANSHGVKLVPMTEQPQAISQAMMLVMAEVGDVARVIPNVVNDGFMSARECSMTVKEIREAIDSLNVLLVSVESRKGQRV, from the coding sequence ATGAATGCGTTAGAGATTGAAGTGCATCGTTGTGCACATGAATTTGGTGTGCCTCGATTAGCAAAAATGATGGCACTGAATGAGCAAAGTTTACGCAATAAGCTTTGCCCAACGAATAGCACTGCGAAATTATCGGTAGCTGAGCTTGATGCGATGTGTGCTTGCACGGGGGATTTAACTCCGTTGCATGTGTTGGCTAATTCACATGGCGTTAAATTGGTGCCGATGACTGAGCAACCACAAGCAATTTCGCAAGCGATGATGTTGGTGATGGCAGAAGTTGGCGATGTTGCCCGGGTTATTCCGAATGTGGTCAATGATGGGTTTATGAGTGCGAGAGAGTGCTCTATGACCGTTAAGGAGATCAGAGAGGCGATCGATTCATTAAATGTGTTGTTGGTCTCGGTTGAAAGTCGAAAGGGGCAAAGAGTATGA
- a CDS encoding replication protein P has product MQNLSTMVKHTTPMQVVDAVHASSPRSALPSKLSHETTMLVNTLFAELQAIFPAWRNTFPSEESLNHAKKSWVKGFLDAGIKSISQLKLGVKHARACKSPHWPSVGTFVDWCKPTPEDYGLPCREDAYREAIANLGSYITANWSHAAVREAVRNTTCHLLKTANERVSRAEFYRNYTVLVNRVMRGENVNVDVPKAISAVPESRPVPQAVAIENAKNLKKLVGLL; this is encoded by the coding sequence ATGCAAAATTTATCTACCATGGTGAAGCACACTACGCCGATGCAGGTTGTTGATGCTGTGCATGCGAGTTCTCCACGCAGTGCTTTGCCGAGCAAGCTGTCACATGAAACAACGATGTTGGTGAATACGCTGTTTGCTGAGTTACAGGCTATTTTCCCTGCTTGGCGCAACACGTTCCCCAGTGAAGAGTCGCTAAATCATGCTAAAAAATCTTGGGTAAAAGGTTTTTTAGATGCCGGTATTAAATCGATTAGTCAACTCAAGCTAGGGGTGAAACATGCACGCGCTTGTAAATCTCCACATTGGCCATCGGTGGGGACTTTTGTTGATTGGTGTAAGCCAACGCCTGAAGATTACGGTTTGCCATGTCGTGAAGATGCGTATCGTGAAGCGATTGCGAATTTGGGAAGTTATATTACCGCGAATTGGTCGCATGCGGCTGTGCGTGAAGCGGTGAGAAATACGACTTGCCATCTGCTAAAAACGGCAAATGAGCGGGTCTCTCGCGCTGAGTTTTATCGTAATTACACGGTGTTAGTGAACCGAGTGATGCGTGGTGAAAATGTAAATGTTGATGTTCCTAAGGCAATTTCAGCTGTACCGGAGTCGCGCCCTGTTCCGCAAGCTGTGGCAATTGAAAATGCGAAAAATTTAAAAAAATTGGTTGGTTTGCTATGA
- a CDS encoding S24 family peptidase, with the protein MDISKRIKDRRKDIGLSQEELAERVGVSQNAIHKLEDGTTKKPRKIFELAKVLKCDPEWLLNGIAPKHSESNLITPINKLSGLYPLIDWVQAGNFTAIAEIHPSDAEHYPCPVKCSDQTFLLKVRGQSMAGTFNEGELIFVDPEVEAINGKYVVARLDDENEATLKQLIIEGGERYLKATNPDWPNKILPINGNCTIVGVVVFAGRLF; encoded by the coding sequence ATGGATATAAGTAAACGAATAAAAGACCGAAGAAAAGATATAGGGCTGTCTCAAGAAGAGTTGGCAGAGCGCGTAGGCGTGTCACAAAATGCTATTCATAAACTTGAAGATGGCACGACTAAAAAACCTAGGAAAATATTTGAACTAGCAAAAGTTTTAAAATGTGATCCAGAATGGTTATTGAATGGGATAGCTCCAAAGCATTCAGAGTCAAACCTAATTACCCCAATAAATAAACTATCAGGGCTGTATCCGCTTATCGATTGGGTACAAGCCGGTAACTTTACCGCGATAGCAGAAATTCACCCAAGCGATGCAGAGCACTACCCCTGCCCAGTAAAATGCTCAGACCAAACATTCCTGCTCAAAGTGCGAGGCCAAAGTATGGCCGGCACCTTTAACGAAGGTGAATTGATATTTGTTGACCCTGAAGTAGAAGCGATCAACGGTAAATATGTCGTAGCACGGCTAGATGATGAAAATGAAGCGACTCTTAAACAGCTCATCATCGAAGGTGGCGAACGCTATCTAAAAGCAACGAATCCAGACTGGCCCAACAAAATATTACCGATCAACGGAAACTGCACTATTGTGGGTGTGGTTGTTTTTGCTGGTAGATTGTTTTGA
- a CDS encoding YdaS family helix-turn-helix protein — translation MKAIEKAVDIIGTQTNVADILGVKQASVWNWIHRGRLPAKHIRSVAKATNHKVSVNELLKDHENNN, via the coding sequence ATGAAAGCAATAGAAAAGGCCGTCGATATTATCGGCACTCAAACAAATGTTGCTGACATCCTTGGCGTTAAACAAGCGTCTGTATGGAATTGGATCCATCGTGGGAGATTACCGGCTAAGCACATTAGGTCTGTCGCTAAAGCAACAAATCATAAAGTCTCAGTCAATGAACTCCTCAAAGACCATGAGAATAATAATTAA
- a CDS encoding DUF1441 family protein yields the protein MSTDHKYNISNIAEMLGFGRDTVRKRIKAAGLPKAGREGNADLYYLKDAAVALLGNTGSTGSAVDPNKMKPGDRRAWYQSENERLKFELETSVLCLAEEVRTQFSNLAKPMIAELEILPDILERDCGLSPDAVSMVQSKIDDLRNNIAQAVENL from the coding sequence ATGAGTACAGACCATAAATACAATATTTCAAACATTGCTGAAATGCTTGGATTTGGTCGAGACACCGTGCGTAAAAGGATCAAGGCAGCAGGATTGCCCAAAGCAGGGCGCGAAGGAAACGCCGATTTATATTATTTAAAAGATGCTGCCGTGGCACTTTTAGGTAATACCGGTTCAACTGGATCAGCTGTTGATCCTAATAAGATGAAACCAGGCGATCGCCGTGCATGGTATCAAAGTGAAAATGAACGTCTTAAATTTGAGCTTGAAACCAGTGTTTTGTGTTTGGCCGAAGAAGTGAGAACGCAGTTTTCTAACTTGGCAAAACCAATGATCGCAGAGCTTGAAATATTACCGGATATTTTAGAGCGTGATTGTGGCCTATCACCTGATGCGGTTTCAATGGTGCAAAGTAAAATTGATGATCTGCGTAATAACATTGCCCAGGCGGTTGAGAATTTATGA
- a CDS encoding terminase gpA endonuclease subunit, which translates to MKYADPREIRLDIAKSIAAPTRMAVSDAAEKYMRVPKGGQNSIPWDASLAPYVLEPMNCLASRDYDAVAFVGPARTGKTNGLIEGWLTHIMICDPSDMLIVQLTEEKAREFSKKRVDRCLRISPELNKRLSPYRNDNNVHDKIFRDGTYLKIGWPSINVLSSSDYRYVALTDYDRWDSDIDGEGDGFTLASKRTTTFMSSGMTMAESSPGFDVDDPRWRPKTPHEAPPCEGIISLYNQGDRRKLYWQCPHEDCHEYFQPVYETFKYDEDAPDAKSASDTVYMQCPHCQGRIDSHQKRGLNKNGVWLKEGQVIDKKGNVTGHARKSRIASFWMEGPAAAFQTWQQLVYKFLSAEEEYELTGSQAKLKAVTNTDLGKPYIPRSGVDNCTVEELMARAEPLTKRIVPRGVRFLVAAIDVQGGRNARFVVQIIGYGVAGERWVIDRYNIKHSIRFDDDGVVERINPAGFAEDWDLITSDVLEKSYKLDDDSGRRMPVQFTACDHGGEDGVSDNAYKYYRRLKIKGLHRRFYLVKGASSRGKLISESFPDNTKNNARKAKALGDVPLYLLQTDEFKDRLTAALERDQFGPNYIHFPDWLGEWFYEELTAEVRNNGKWTKISNRARNEAIDLFDYGHAIVLLNGYEKMNWQTPKPWALDWDKNPNLFIPDEAGKAPVKVKPTPKATATKQASSGFLSNNNNSGSSWL; encoded by the coding sequence ATGAAGTATGCTGATCCGCGTGAAATCCGGTTAGATATTGCAAAAAGTATTGCTGCCCCTACGCGCATGGCCGTTTCTGATGCTGCCGAAAAATATATGCGGGTGCCTAAAGGTGGGCAAAATAGTATTCCCTGGGATGCATCACTCGCCCCTTATGTGTTAGAGCCAATGAATTGTTTGGCAAGTCGTGATTATGATGCGGTTGCTTTTGTTGGCCCGGCTCGTACCGGCAAAACCAACGGATTAATAGAGGGTTGGTTAACGCACATTATGATCTGCGATCCATCGGATATGCTGATCGTGCAACTAACCGAAGAAAAAGCGCGAGAGTTTAGTAAAAAACGTGTTGATCGTTGCTTACGCATAAGCCCCGAATTAAATAAACGCCTTAGCCCATACCGTAACGATAATAACGTACACGATAAAATATTTCGTGATGGTACTTACCTAAAAATAGGTTGGCCCTCAATCAATGTATTGAGTTCGTCCGATTACCGCTATGTTGCGCTTACTGATTATGATCGTTGGGATAGTGATATTGATGGTGAAGGTGATGGTTTTACTTTAGCCAGTAAACGTACCACCACGTTTATGAGTAGTGGCATGACAATGGCAGAAAGTTCGCCCGGCTTTGATGTGGATGATCCACGATGGCGACCTAAAACCCCGCATGAAGCGCCACCCTGCGAAGGAATTATTTCACTCTATAACCAGGGTGATAGACGTAAGTTATATTGGCAGTGCCCACACGAAGATTGTCACGAATATTTTCAGCCCGTGTATGAAACCTTTAAATATGATGAAGATGCGCCCGATGCTAAAAGCGCCAGTGATACGGTTTACATGCAGTGCCCACATTGCCAAGGCCGTATTGATAGCCATCAAAAGCGAGGTTTAAATAAAAATGGTGTGTGGCTCAAAGAGGGCCAAGTAATAGATAAAAAAGGTAACGTGACAGGTCACGCTAGAAAATCCCGCATCGCTTCATTTTGGATGGAGGGGCCGGCGGCAGCTTTCCAAACCTGGCAACAACTTGTTTATAAGTTTTTATCTGCAGAAGAAGAATACGAACTCACAGGGTCACAAGCCAAATTAAAAGCGGTAACAAATACGGATTTAGGCAAACCCTATATACCGCGCAGTGGTGTTGATAATTGTACCGTTGAAGAACTGATGGCAAGAGCCGAGCCTTTAACAAAACGCATTGTACCGCGTGGTGTTCGTTTCTTGGTTGCTGCAATCGATGTTCAAGGTGGGCGTAATGCGCGCTTTGTTGTGCAAATTATTGGTTATGGCGTAGCCGGTGAACGTTGGGTAATTGATCGTTACAACATTAAACATTCGATACGCTTTGATGATGATGGCGTGGTTGAACGTATCAACCCTGCAGGATTTGCCGAAGATTGGGATCTTATTACCAGTGACGTTTTAGAGAAAAGCTACAAGTTAGATGATGATTCTGGTCGCCGTATGCCGGTGCAATTTACCGCCTGTGATCATGGTGGTGAAGATGGGGTATCTGATAACGCCTATAAATATTATCGCAGATTAAAAATAAAAGGCTTACATAGACGTTTTTATCTGGTTAAAGGGGCGTCAAGTCGTGGCAAATTAATCTCTGAATCATTCCCGGATAATACAAAAAACAATGCCCGTAAGGCTAAAGCCCTGGGTGATGTTCCTTTGTATCTATTGCAGACAGATGAATTTAAAGACCGATTAACCGCCGCGCTTGAGCGTGATCAGTTCGGGCCTAATTATATTCATTTCCCTGATTGGTTGGGTGAGTGGTTCTATGAAGAATTAACCGCCGAAGTACGCAATAACGGCAAGTGGACAAAAATTTCAAACCGCGCCCGTAATGAAGCGATTGATCTGTTTGATTATGGTCACGCCATTGTATTGCTTAACGGTTACGAAAAAATGAACTGGCAAACGCCAAAGCCCTGGGCGCTAGATTGGGATAAAAACCCCAACCTATTTATCCCCGATGAAGCGGGAAAAGCCCCGGTTAAAGTCAAACCAACACCCAAAGCAACAGCAACTAAACAAGCCAGTAGTGGTTTTCTTTCAAACAACAATAACAGTGGGAGTTCTTGGTTATGA
- a CDS encoding helix-turn-helix domain-containing protein gives MSVLLMAQAWQVKLANASRKLVLVKLADNANDEGFCWPSYNYLAEQCEMDRRTVMRHVDDLILTGFLIKKHRKGGIHFNKSNMFQLTINQGDISSLTAKKEALKLAKKAEREQDEKIAPSDNLTLGEVVAEDHPPSVTGSPDLVILTTRPSVTGSPRTIIEPSIEPSIEPSIEPSVKKRAKKPKYIQAIFDLYPAHRRGGTSSQLWKIWQKENLKDCDAENILIWLESASVSDPQWATYANGQFVKGLTKFIREKHWRTPIPVAQKQQSMNQPANFHSGDTRWSEDLGVL, from the coding sequence ATGAGTGTTTTGTTAATGGCGCAAGCTTGGCAGGTAAAGCTTGCTAATGCTTCTCGTAAATTAGTGTTAGTGAAATTGGCTGATAATGCCAACGACGAGGGGTTTTGTTGGCCAAGTTACAACTACCTTGCTGAACAGTGTGAAATGGACCGTAGAACGGTGATGCGTCATGTTGATGACCTCATACTTACGGGCTTTTTAATTAAAAAGCACAGAAAAGGTGGGATTCATTTTAATAAATCGAACATGTTCCAGTTAACGATTAATCAAGGTGATATTAGTTCGCTAACAGCTAAAAAAGAAGCGCTGAAATTAGCGAAAAAAGCAGAGCGTGAACAGGATGAAAAAATAGCACCTAGTGACAATTTGACACTAGGTGAGGTGGTGGCAGAGGATCACCCCCCTAGTGTCACAGGATCACCCGACCTAGTGATCCTAACGACACGACCTAGTGTCACAGGATCACCCAGAACCATCATAGAACCATCAATAGAACCATCAATAGAACCATCAATAGAACCGTCAGTTAAAAAACGCGCTAAAAAACCGAAGTATATTCAGGCTATTTTTGATCTGTATCCAGCGCATCGCCGAGGTGGTACTTCCAGTCAGCTTTGGAAGATTTGGCAAAAGGAAAATTTGAAAGATTGTGATGCTGAAAATATTTTGATTTGGTTGGAGTCTGCAAGCGTTTCTGACCCCCAATGGGCAACCTATGCGAACGGCCAGTTCGTGAAAGGTCTGACTAAATTTATTCGAGAGAAGCATTGGAGAACGCCTATCCCCGTTGCTCAAAAGCAACAATCGATGAACCAACCTGCCAATTTCCACTCTGGTGATACGCGTTGGTCTGAAGATTTGGGGGTGTTGTGA
- a CDS encoding acyltransferase family protein — MTFRKDINCLRAIAVLAVAVFHFNKHWLPGGFAGVDVFFVISGFLMTRIIFEGIKNKSFSILSFYVARASRIIPALFVLCLVLLILGKFFLINSDYDLLIKHATKSIMFISNFTYWNESGYFDISSREKWLLHTWSLSVEWQFYMLYPLALILLSKATSITKIKFLLLLGTVASFVYCIGVTYKFPNLAYYLLPSRMWEMMLGGLAYTYPLKIKKKYKTHIQQLGLIFIFTSFFFVSKDTPWPGYMAIFPALGTFFVIQARLENSFLTNNVIFQKIGESSYSIYLWHWPLAVSIYHFSLANYFIYIGITLSIIFGFLSHKYIESFNFSSFYLKFKKQMLHIILLLIIFGSFTSITYGIIPPQLHTSEPSKNIIKINNEQYNKNPRREECMGSSNNIPECIYGEGKLGAIVIGDSHAGSIIRSVEKALPNNMSVLDWTMSGCRTIENIYNIRNKGIPDYSCGKFISYILNKIELYPNIPIIIDTRYSTMLLGPNEPELASRREFVEELITTEKKYTLRTDEYITTMNNAFIDTVCKLSENNPVFIAEQTPEMKINVPKKMAKEFKKGNTDFRVKLKIQEYNQRHLAFQATVAELQNTCNIKIIPIVNNFCDESFCYGDINGRPLYIDDDHLSEYGASILIPTFKNLLTPFLP, encoded by the coding sequence ATGACATTTCGAAAAGATATTAATTGTTTAAGGGCAATAGCTGTTTTAGCTGTTGCGGTATTCCATTTCAACAAGCATTGGCTTCCAGGAGGTTTTGCCGGCGTAGATGTATTTTTTGTTATATCGGGCTTCTTAATGACAAGAATTATATTTGAAGGGATAAAGAATAAAAGTTTTTCTATTCTGTCATTTTATGTAGCAAGAGCAAGTCGGATAATTCCAGCATTATTCGTTCTTTGTTTGGTATTGCTCATCCTCGGTAAATTTTTTCTTATCAATTCTGATTATGATCTTTTAATTAAACATGCAACAAAAAGCATTATGTTTATTTCAAACTTTACATATTGGAATGAATCGGGATATTTCGACATTTCATCTAGAGAAAAGTGGCTGCTGCATACTTGGTCACTATCTGTAGAATGGCAATTCTATATGCTTTACCCATTAGCATTAATTTTATTAAGCAAAGCCACCTCCATAACAAAAATTAAATTTTTACTATTATTGGGAACCGTTGCAAGCTTTGTTTATTGCATTGGAGTTACGTATAAATTTCCTAACTTAGCATATTATTTACTACCTTCGAGGATGTGGGAAATGATGCTTGGTGGACTAGCATACACTTACCCCTTAAAAATTAAGAAAAAATATAAAACACACATACAGCAACTTGGTCTTATTTTTATTTTTACTTCGTTTTTTTTTGTATCAAAAGATACCCCTTGGCCTGGCTACATGGCAATATTTCCAGCTCTAGGAACCTTCTTTGTTATACAAGCCAGACTTGAAAATAGTTTTCTAACCAATAATGTTATTTTTCAAAAAATTGGAGAATCGTCTTATTCTATTTACCTATGGCATTGGCCATTAGCTGTATCCATCTACCATTTTTCATTAGCTAATTATTTTATTTATATTGGAATTACTTTATCTATAATATTCGGTTTTCTAAGTCATAAGTATATTGAAAGCTTTAACTTTTCGAGTTTTTATTTGAAATTTAAAAAGCAAATGCTACACATTATTTTACTCTTAATAATTTTCGGTAGCTTCACCTCTATTACGTATGGGATTATTCCTCCCCAACTACATACGTCGGAACCAAGCAAAAATATTATTAAAATAAATAATGAACAATACAACAAAAACCCAAGAAGAGAAGAGTGTATGGGGTCATCAAACAACATACCAGAATGCATCTATGGAGAAGGTAAACTAGGCGCAATAGTTATCGGTGACAGTCATGCGGGTAGCATTATCAGAAGTGTCGAAAAAGCCCTCCCTAATAATATGAGTGTGCTTGACTGGACTATGTCAGGATGTAGAACGATAGAAAATATTTACAACATTCGAAATAAAGGTATTCCAGATTATTCCTGTGGCAAATTCATTTCTTACATTTTAAATAAAATAGAGCTGTACCCAAATATTCCAATAATTATCGATACTAGGTATTCAACAATGCTATTAGGGCCAAATGAGCCAGAACTTGCTTCTCGTAGAGAGTTTGTAGAAGAGCTTATAACTACAGAGAAAAAATATACATTAAGAACAGATGAATATATAACAACAATGAACAATGCTTTTATTGATACTGTTTGTAAGTTATCTGAGAATAACCCTGTTTTTATAGCAGAACAAACTCCAGAAATGAAAATCAATGTTCCCAAAAAAATGGCGAAAGAATTCAAAAAAGGCAATACTGACTTTAGGGTCAAATTAAAAATTCAGGAATACAATCAACGGCATTTAGCATTTCAAGCGACAGTCGCTGAATTACAAAATACATGCAACATAAAAATAATTCCAATTGTGAATAATTTTTGTGATGAAAGCTTTTGCTATGGCGATATCAATGGAAGACCGCTATACATTGATGATGATCATCTGAGTGAATATGGCGCATCAATACTAATACCAACTTTCAAAAATTTGTTAACTCCATTTTTGCCATAG